Part of the Puniceicoccaceae bacterium genome, AATAGGAGAAGCAAATGAATAAAAAATGGATCGTGTTTGCAATCGCAGCGATGGTGTCGGGTCCCGCTTTTGCCGCTGAAACAGAGTCTGGCGGTGTGACCCCAAACGTGGCAAAGGGAACCAGGGTTCTTGAAGGTACGGGAATCATCAATGTGATGGGAGATGATTTGCAATTACAGCTCGCCTACGGACAGTTTGTCACCGACGCACTCGAAGTTGCCGTGATTGGTGGATTGCGCGACGATGATCGTTACATGAGCACCGAGCTGGGAGTTCGTGCTGAGTACAACTTCTTCCGTGATTCGGCCTTTGTGCCATTCCTGAACGCCAGCGCTGCCTGGGCTGATGTCGAAGTCGACAGCAGCAATCTCAACACCGATTCTGCCGTGTTTTCAGTTGGTGGCGGTGTAAAATACTTCATTCGCGACAACGTTGCTCTTGGCTTGAGCGGCAGCTACCTTACTGCCTTGGATGATATCTTCG contains:
- a CDS encoding outer membrane beta-barrel protein; translation: MNKKWIVFAIAAMVSGPAFAAETESGGVTPNVAKGTRVLEGTGIINVMGDDLQLQLAYGQFVTDALEVAVIGGLRDDDRYMSTELGVRAEYNFFRDSAFVPFLNASAAWADVEVDSSNLNTDSAVFSVGGGVKYFIRDNVALGLSGSYLTALDDIFVDSEDDELKADEFRILFSVSYYFN